In Bernardetia litoralis DSM 6794, the genomic window AAAGTTTGACAATATTCTTATCTTTGTCCTAAAAGTTATTATTTATGAAAAAGCAACATATTTCGTTAAGCATTGAAGATAAGCATTTTTTAGAAGAATTACTATCTAAAGGGAGTTTATCTGTTCGTACTCACAGACGAGCTTTGTGTATAAAGAAGTTAGATTTAGGTCTGAGTTATCAAGCTGTTAGTGAGCTTTTAGAAGTCAATTACGTAACCGTTTTTAATTGGTCTAAAAAGTATAAATCAGAAGGTTTATCTTTTTTATACGATAAACCTCGTAGTGGTCGTCCGATTAAATATGATGGTCAAACTGCTTCAAAAGTAACTGCGTTAGCTTGTAGCACTCCTCCTGAGGGGTATCAACGTTGGTCTTTACGTCTTTTATCTGACCGTATAGTAGAACTATCTATTTTACCTGAGATGAGTTATAGCCAAGTGGGTCGTGTTTTAAAAAAAATGAACTTCAACCTCATCGGAAACGACAATGGTGCATTGGAAAAATAACTTCTAATTTTTTAGCTCAAATGGAGCTGATTCTACGTCTTTATCTTCTACCCTATGATGCAAAAAGACCTGTAGTTTGCTTTGATGAACGTCCTTGTTTTTTAATAGGAAATAGTGTGGAAGGTATTGAAATGAAAAAAGGTAGTCCTGCTAAGGAAAATTATGCCTATACTAAACACGGTTCGTGTAGTCTTTTGGCAATGATTGAACCCAAAACAGGGAAAAGATTAGTGCATGTGAGAAGAAAAAGGCGAAAAATAGAATTTGCTACTTTTATGCAAACTCTTTCAGAACTCTATCCTGAAGCTGAAAAAATAATTGTAGTTTTAGACAATCTAAATACACATTCTAAGAGTACTTTTTATGAACAGTTTGATGCTCAAATTGCAGCAGCGTTAGCAGATAGATTTGAATTTGTTTTTACGCCTAAGTCAGCTTCTTGGTTAAACATGATTGAAATTGAGTTTTCAGCTCTTTCTAGACAATGTCTTAATCGTAGAATTTCGTCTATAAATGAATTAGGAAAAGAAGTCTTTGCTTACTTCAAAGATAGAAATGATAAGGCTATAAAAATTGAATGGCAATTCTCTAGACAAAAGGCTAGACAAGTAATGAATAGACATTATGAAAAGGTAAATTCTACCAATCTAAAATATAAATAAACTTTTGAAACAGTGTACTAATTAAAAATTTTAAAAAACATGCAAATCAAAAAAGACGACAGCCTTTTACTTTTCATTGATGTACAAGAAAAATTATTCCCTCATATAAATAAGCATTCTGAATTAGAAAAAAAACTAAATCAGCTTGTCGAAGGAATGCAGGTTTTAGAAATTCCGATTATTGTTTCTGAACAATATACAAAAGGACTAGGAAAAACAGTAGAATCTATTACTCAAAAATTAGATAATCAAACTCCTACTTTTGAAAAAATGACTTTTAGCTGTATGCAAAATCCAGAAATTGCAACAGCCATCGAACAAAGTGGAAAAAGAACAATTATTTTGGCTGGAGTAGAAGCGCATATTTGTGTTCTGCAAACAGCTTTAGATTTGTGTGCAGAAGGATTTGATGTTGCTTTGGTGCTTGATGCAGTAGGTTCTAGAACTGAAGAAAACAAAAGTATTTCTGTTTTGAGATTACAAAATAAAGTAGCTTTTACAAGTGTAGAATCCGTACTTTTTGAGCTTTGTCAAGTGGCAGGAACAGAGCAATTTAAAGCTATTTCTAAGATTATAAAGTAAATTGAATATTAAAAATGGAAACTGAAATATTAGCCTATCACAAATTTCCTTTGCCAAATGGAACAGATTATTTTGGAAAAGATTTGAATTCAAGCAAAGATGTAGTCAATTTATTCAATTATTGTCAGATTTTAGAGGCAAATATTCTTGAAACAGGTTGGGAGTTTTTATTTAAAAAATATAGCCTAAAAGAATTTATTGAAATAGATAAAGAAAGTGGTTGGTTTGATGACGAAGATGAGGGCGAAACCTTAAAATCATTATTTTATCACTCTCTTTTAAGTGGTTTTAATCCTTTAACAATGCAGTATGGAAATTATTTTGAGTTTACTAATGTGTTTCAGAGTTTAGAAGGAGAAACTAGCCAAATTGACTGGGGAAAAATTTATAATCTTAAAAATGAATTATAAAAACTTTTATTTATCCCAAAATCTCCAATTCATTTTTCTCAAAACGTTTGGAATCTTTCAAATAAGAAATAATAAACTCACGAAATTCTGTATCAAAATCAGCATTTTCAAAGTTTTCTACCAAAATAGTTTTATCTTCTTCAAACTCTCTGTTTTTTCTCAAAAAATCAGGCACATTGTGCTGCACCGAAAATCTCAAAAAACGAATCTCTATATCTTTAGAATCATCATTTATTGCTTTTTCAAAAAGCTCAAAACTCTTAGTTACTTGTGCTAATTTTGTATAAGGATTCCAAGAAAACTGTGCCATCATAGATTCACAGGCAGCACAATAAGCCAATAAAAGAGCAGACATTTTTTTTGTTTCTTGCAATTGTTTTAAAAGCCTTTTTATTTTGCGTTCATTTCCTATTGCCTCAAAATATTTTTTGCGTACTTCTTTTTCATTCATAATAAAAATAAATAGTGTGTTTTTATGAATCTATTTGTAGCTATAAAAAGTTTGAAAATGATTAGCCTTTGTTGGTGTTTTAGCGAAGCGACACCAACAAAAACACCTCTTATTTCATTTGATATTTTTCATAATACTCATCAGCAGGAAGATTTGAAGACGAAGCAGCAGCCACAGCCAACTCATCACAACGCTCATTTTCTGGAATGCCTGCATGCCCTTTTACCCATTGAAAAGTTACTTGATGCTTTCTATAAATTTCTAAAAATCGTTTCCAAAGGTCTGCATTTAGGCGTGTTTCTCCTTTGTTGATAAAGTTTTTTTTCTCCCAGCCCAAAACCCATTTTTTTTCTACTGCATCGACTACATATTTTGAATCTGAATAAACTTTCACTTTCATATTTGGCTTTTTGAGTGCTTCTAAGCCGATAATTACAGCCAAAAGTTCCATTCTATTATTGGTCGTACAACGAAAACCTGCTGAAAATTCTTTTCGCAATCCTAATGATTTTGCCATCAAAACTGTTCCATATCCTCCTCTTCCAGGGTTTCCTTGTGCTGCTCCATCGGTGTACATTTCTATCATTTTGGTAGTGATTATTAGTTTATTTTTAGTAAAAATGTGTTCAAAGTAGATTTTAATTTTGTAAAAGTAGATAATTCTTTAAAAACTAAACCCAAACACTCAATTATTCAATCATTTTATCGTAGAAAAGGACTTACTAATAGAATTTGAGTAGATTTAGAGTTATAAAAATAATTTTTGATACAAAATTGCTCGAAAATTGTTTATATACCAACTACAAATAAATCTAAAAAAAACACTAAAAAGATTTTAATAAACTAGGTGTTGAAGAATACAACTATGAAACTACTTTTTTATAAAAAAATATTTGCAATTTTTTTGATTGTTTTTTGTACAGCTTGTGGAGCAGAACAAGCTAATGATACAGAATATATAACAACTATGGTATCTTCTGATACAATTTTGAACATCTTAAAAACTGAAAATACAGTTGTAAAGGATAGTGTTTCGTTTAGTTCTTATGCTGATTCTGTCAAAACTATTCTTAGTAATTTGGAGGTAAGTGAAGCACAAGCACAAGAGCTTTCAGAATCCATGAGTGAAATGATAGAGAAAGCACAAAGTCTGAAAAAGAATAATCAAAATGATGAAGAAAATAGAGGTTTTGAAACTTTCAAACAAGATTTACCAAAAGATTTGAGTAATTATTTGTACATGAAAGTTGATTCTTTTCCTCAGAGTTTATTACCCAAAAATACAAAACTATTATATATTGGTGCTGCCACAGAAGGAGAAGAACAATATCTTTTTGGATTGAGTAATAAGGGAAACCTTAGAAAACTTGCCAAACTTCCTGCTGATTTTATGTTTAATCCTTCCAAAAAAACAGAATCTTATTATAAAGATGGAAAGATTTTTATTTGTTCAGAACAAAGTTATAAAGCAACTATTATTTGTGGAATTTTTGGTTTTGATTTGTCCAAAAACATGCTCACTTTGGAAGATGAAACAGCTAGTGATTTTTCAGTAGAATCTATTGCAAAAGCACAAAAAGCAGTAGAGCAAGGGAAAATTATTGAAGCCGTTAATTTCTATGAGCAAGTAACTTACCCTCATAATTATATGCAGGTAGAAACCGAAACAATTCATTTGCTCAAAAAAGCATATTCAGTTTTACAAAGGTTAGAAAAAGAACAAAAATACGATTCTGCAACACTCATTTTAGAAAGTATTTTTGAGTTTTGGGGAACAGAGTTTTTATTAAATATCGAAACGCCACAACAATTATATCGCCTTTTCAAAAGTAATAATTTTGAGCTTTCACAAAGAGAATATATTCAGATTTTGGAAAAATATGGAAGCTCTCTTCTTCAATCCAAAAAATATATTGATGCAATAGAAATAAATAAAAAATTAACGCAAATTACACCAACTTCTCCCCTTGCTTATCTTCAACTTGGAAATGCGTATTACAATTTGGAACGACTACAAGATAGCCAAAATGCCTATAAACAATACAAAGAAATCATAGCCAAAACAGGACAAAAAGTAGATAAAAAAACACTAGAGCAAATTGAAAAACGATTGAATGAAAAGTAGAAATTATATTTCTTATATTTGAATTATATTTTTTTTTCGTCAAACAATAATTTGAAATGTTCAAAAGAAAAATTCTTTCTTCTATACCTATTTTATTTTTATTAGCTAGTTTTATAAGTCTTTTTTCATTTTGGTTGGGAGATTTATTTTCGCATTTTAGAATGTTTTGGACAGTTTTGAGTGTCATTTTTGTAATAGCTTATTTCTTTTTATCTAAAGAGAAAATATATAGAAAGAGTTTTGCTTTTTCCTTCTTTGCCTTACTAATTAATATTTATGGTTCTTTTTCATTTTGGACAAACTCTCAAACCTATGAATATTTGTTTTTTGGAAGCCCAACTGACATAGAATATTCTGACAAATTAAAACAAGAAATAGAGAATGATACAACTGTAAAGAGTTTGCTTTTAATGAATTTACTTAGCTCAAATAATGAGTATTTGGAAGTAGATGCACTAATCAATAAAGTAGATGCTGATTTTGTAGTAATTATAGAATTAAATAAAAAGTGGGAAAATGAATTTTATTACCTAAAACAAAATTATAAATATCAATTTACAGAAGTGAGGGAGGATAATTTTGGAATGGGATTTTATGCTAAAGAACAATATCAAGATAGCTCAAAGATTCGTTTATCTCAACATATTCTTAAAATAGAAGATTTTAAAACAAATTTAGATGAAATATTAAGAACAACTAAAAATACACCTGTTGAAATACAAATTACAACTAAGCAAAAATACACTATTTTTATAAGTCACCCAATTCCTCCTATTAACCTTGAATCTTATCGGAATAGAAATAATAAACTAGAACAAATAAGTGAAAACTTGGAAAAATTAAACTCAAAGGTTCTTTTGGTAGGCGACCTAAATTGTTCTCCTTTCTCTGCTGACTACCAAAATTTTCTAAAAAATTCAGGTTTAAAAGATTCACAACAAAATTACGGCTTTCAACCCACTTGGAATAGCTCTCTTCCATTTTTGATGCAAACACCAATAGATCACGTTTGGCATTCAGAAGATATTGAAATTTTGCATAGACAAACACTTCCTATTAAAGGCTCTGACCATAAAGCTGTTTTAGTAGTTTTTAGATAGAGCTTATTTTGGTTGTGTAGTAAAAATAATTTATAGATTATTATTTTAATAGAAAAGTTGTTTAAAAATGAACATTCTTAAACAACTTTAAAATTAGCTCGATAATACCTTATTATATTCTCAAAAGAGTTATAATTATTATTTATTCAACATACTCATTTTCAATTTTATTCTTGTGAGTTCTTGTTTTGTATTTAATGGAAAATCATTTTTCATAATCCAATCATAATACGAAGATTCTTTTAGTAAAACATCTTCAATTTTCTTGTCTTTGTGTTTTCCAAAAGCAAAAACAGCTTCTTTTTTATCATTATAAACCATTCTGCCAGCCAAATCAATACGATTCGAAAAACTCAAATTATGCAAGGCTTCCATATCATTTTTGACAGGAATAGTAACAGTTCCAAAAGTATCTTTATGTTCTTGATTTTCGTATCTTCTTACTTGTTCTTCCAAAATTCCGACACAAGCCATAGTATCAACTTCTGCACTATGCGCTCCTTCTAACTCTAAATTACAATAAAATTTGTAGGCTGCCGAAAGTGTGCGAGGTTCCATCATGTGATAGATTCTTTGCAAATCAACGAGTTTTCTATTCGAAATATCAAAATCTACTCCTGCTCTCAAAAACTCTTCTACAAGCATTGGCACATCAAAACGCATAATATTAAAACCAGCCAAATCACAGCCTTTCAAAATATTTGCAAACGTTTTTGCCATTTGCTTAAATGTAGGTGCATCTTTTACGTCCTCATCACTAATTCCATGTATTTTTGTAGTAATTTCTGGAATTGGAACAGTAGGATTTATTTTGTGTGTGTGAACTTCTTTTTCGCCATTGGGCATCAATTTTACAATAGAGATTTCTACGATACGGTCTTTTATAGTGTCGATTCCTGTTGCTTCTAAGTCAAAGAAAGCTAACGGATTTTTGAGATTGAGAGTCATAATTAAAATAATAAAAACTAGATTTTGAAATAATTAAACAAAAATAGCAATTATTGTCAAGACTTTTTATATTGAAAAGTATTTATATTGAAAAGTGCCTTTAAAGCTATTTTGAGCTATTTTCTTGAGGGTAGGAAAATGAATACTACAAGTACAACAGACTTTCTAGTCTGTGTAGGAAGTCTGTTGTACAAATAAAAAAGCACTTTTAAAGCATTTCAAGGTATTTTTTTGAGGGTAGGAAAAATGGAAAATCTAAACTAAATAAAAAAATGCAAGATACAAAACGACTTTCTAGACTAACAGCCATTTTACTTCAATTACAAACCAAACGAATTTTGAATGCTTCCGAACTCTCAGAAAAATTTTTGGTAAGCAAACGAACCATTTATAGAGATATAAAAGCATTAGAAGAAGCTGGTGTTCCTATTTTCACAGAAGAAGGAAAAGGATATTCTTTGGTAGAAGGCTATACAATTCCTCCTGTTATGTTTACAGAAAGTGAAGCAAATGCACTCATTACGGCAGAGCAATTAATTTTGAAAAATAAAGATTCTTCTTTTATAAAAGAATATACAGAAGCCATAAATAAGGTAAAATCTGTTTTGAAAAATCATACAAAAGACAAAGTAAATTTACTTTCTAATAGGATTCAGTTTCGTTATAATCTTGAAAATGATAAAACAAGTAATTATTTATCAACTCTACAACTTGCCATCACAAATAATTTTCTTTGTAAAATTGAATATTCTACTTTAGAAAATAATGAAGTAACAAATCGAAAAATCGAACCTTTTGCATTGTATAGCACTCAAGAAAATTGGTTATTGATTGCTTTTTGTAGATTAAGGAATGAATTTAGAGCTTTTCGATTGGATAAAATTCAGAATTTAGAAGTCTTAAATGAAAAATTTGAACCTCATAAAATGACACTTCAAAAGTATTTTGAAGAATGTCGAAAAAAATATTTTGAATCTTTAGCAAATTCTAATTAAGGTTTGACATAGGGCTGTCATTTGCTTGCCTTAAATTTGTATTCAATCAAAATTATTTATCTCTTAATTTAATCAAAATGGAAACACAAAAAATTGAAGCATTTGATGTTGTCGGCATTTCTATTCGTACAACAAATAAAAATCAGCAAGCAGCAAAAGATATTCCTGCACTTTGGGAGAGGTTTATATCAGAATCTATCACAGAAAAAATTCCAAATAAAATATCAGATGATGTTTATTGTATTTATACAGAATATGAATCTGACCATACACAACCCTATACAGTTATTTTGGGTTGTAAAGTCAAAAGTTTGGAAGATATACCAAAAGGAATGGTAAGTAAAAAAATAGCTACAACAGAATATCAAAAATTTACTGCAAAAGGAAACCTTCGTGAAGGAATCATATATGATAAATGGTTAGAGATTTGGAATACTGACTTGAATAGAAAGTTTACAAGTGATTTTGAAATCTATAAGGAAAAATCTATGAACCCTAATGGTGCAGAAGTAGATATATTTATCGCAGTTGAAAATTGATTTTTTGCTAAAAAAAGTACTTTTAAAGCATTTCAAGCTATTTTCTTGGTGGTAGGAAAAATGCCAGAAAACAAAAAAAAACGGATTCAAACTTTAATGTTTGAACCCGTTTTTTATTCCTAAAAATCCAATAAATCCAAATGATAACGCTTAATAATTTTCTTCAAAATTTCGCCATAAATTGGAGAAGTAGCATAACCAACACCACCATATTTTGTAGAACCAATTTTGTCTGCCCAATCTTCATAATTTTTTCCTTTTGTAAATAAAGGAGAATAACGCTTATTTGTGCTAAGAAAAACAGAATGAGAACGAAATGAATCCCAAGGCGAGTGATATTCAGCAAAATGGTCTTTTACGATACATTTGTAAAGTATTTTTCCATTTTTTACTACTTGTTGCGAACTCATTATTATAGCTTTATTTGCTTGTTTTTCTGAAGCAGTATAATATTCTGTTGTTGTTGTTAGACTGCTTTTTCGGTTCTTGTCTTTTATTCCAAAATAATTATTATCTACAATTCGCTGTCCATAAGCTGTTTCTAATGCAGATTGAGCAAGTTTTATCGATGCAGGAACATGAAATTTTGTTTGTTCCATAAGCGAAGTTTCAATTTTGTTCAAATCTGTATTATCTGTAAAATAAGTATAAACATGTTTTTGTGCATTTACATTATTCAAAACCAAATCAATAAAAAGTTGTGTGATTTCTTTATTCAGATTCAACAATTCGTCATCAGGCAATTTATCCAAACGAGAAGCTTTATTTTCTATCATATATTTGGTAATCAAAAGCTGTTTTTGTACTAAAAAATTATCTCGTTGTTCTTGGTGTGTTTGTGGTGTTTCGTGCTGTGATTCTTCTAAGTGCGTCATGATATACGAAAGAACATCATTGATAGGCTGCGATGCTGGCATAGAAGTAGGAATTACACTACTTTTATTAGGCATCTGAACGAGCATATTATCAATTTGTGTTGTGTTGCTATTCTGTGGAATCCACCATTGAAGTCCAATAATCATTACTAAAATAGCAATGATTACCATGAGCCAACGGTCAGTAATATTAATTGTAAAATCTACAGTTCTTTTCCAAAATGGAATTTCAAAAAATACAGGTTGTGAAAGAAGTTTTCTTCCTTCGTTTAGAGTTTGGAATGCGTCGTCAAGTATAATTAGTTGCTTCATCATGGCTGTTTTTTTAATTAGATAAATTTTAAATTATCCAAGGTAATAAGTAGAAATAAGGCGAATAAAAGGCAATTATTTGTTTGATAGAATAATAATTTTTGTTGGTGTCGCTGCGCTAAAACACCAACAAAGGCAAGAAAACGGGCAAAAACTTGAAAAGGATTTTCACAAAGACTTTTCAAAATTTTATAAAAACTAATAATATTAGCAATAACTAGCTTTTCTGATAAATAATTCCCAAAATAATAAGAGATTGATAAGAATAATTTATAACTTGCTAAATCTTTAGTAAAAAAAGAGAAAAAGCTAACTTTTTGATTTTTCTCTCTCATTTATCAGAGCTTTTTTGCTTTAATTGCTAATATTATAAGCAAATATACAAGTTGATTCGATAAACACAAAACTTTTTGCTAAAAATTTTATCAAAATATATTTATTTTTTAGACCTCGCATAGCTTATGTTCTTTTCTTCTAACTTGCGCTACCTTCGTCGTGTTCATAATCTAACTCAAGAAGCCTTATCAAACCACTTAGGAGTGTCTTTAAAGAAGATTGGCTCGTATGAAGAGGAAAGAGCAACACCAAAATTAGAGCCTTTGATAGAAATTGCTAATTTTTTTAGTGTTACGCTAGAGCAATTTATCAATCAAGATTTATCACTAGAATCTATAAATAAGAATACATCCGAATTGCCAGAGTTAAAAAAATATGCAGCAGCCGAAAGATTGCGTGTTTTGAGTATTACTCAAGACAGAAATGAAAATGAATATATTGAGCTTGTCCGTTTGGATTCAGAAGAAGATTATATAAAAGGATATTCAGATATAGATTTTGTAGCAGGTTTGCCAAAATGCCAGTTGCCAGCTTTGCCTCTCAATCATACATATAGAGCTTTTGAAATTTCGGATTCGCTGTTGGCTGCTCCCACAAATAGTA contains:
- a CDS encoding endonuclease/exonuclease/phosphatase family protein, translating into MFKRKILSSIPILFLLASFISLFSFWLGDLFSHFRMFWTVLSVIFVIAYFFLSKEKIYRKSFAFSFFALLINIYGSFSFWTNSQTYEYLFFGSPTDIEYSDKLKQEIENDTTVKSLLLMNLLSSNNEYLEVDALINKVDADFVVIIELNKKWENEFYYLKQNYKYQFTEVREDNFGMGFYAKEQYQDSSKIRLSQHILKIEDFKTNLDEILRTTKNTPVEIQITTKQKYTIFISHPIPPINLESYRNRNNKLEQISENLEKLNSKVLLVGDLNCSPFSADYQNFLKNSGLKDSQQNYGFQPTWNSSLPFLMQTPIDHVWHSEDIEILHRQTLPIKGSDHKAVLVVFR
- the rnhA gene encoding ribonuclease HI, producing the protein MIEMYTDGAAQGNPGRGGYGTVLMAKSLGLRKEFSAGFRCTTNNRMELLAVIIGLEALKKPNMKVKVYSDSKYVVDAVEKKWVLGWEKKNFINKGETRLNADLWKRFLEIYRKHQVTFQWVKGHAGIPENERCDELAVAAASSSNLPADEYYEKYQMK
- a CDS encoding glycoside hydrolase family 73 protein produces the protein MMKQLIILDDAFQTLNEGRKLLSQPVFFEIPFWKRTVDFTINITDRWLMVIIAILVMIIGLQWWIPQNSNTTQIDNMLVQMPNKSSVIPTSMPASQPINDVLSYIMTHLEESQHETPQTHQEQRDNFLVQKQLLITKYMIENKASRLDKLPDDELLNLNKEITQLFIDLVLNNVNAQKHVYTYFTDNTDLNKIETSLMEQTKFHVPASIKLAQSALETAYGQRIVDNNYFGIKDKNRKSSLTTTTEYYTASEKQANKAIIMSSQQVVKNGKILYKCIVKDHFAEYHSPWDSFRSHSVFLSTNKRYSPLFTKGKNYEDWADKIGSTKYGGVGYATSPIYGEILKKIIKRYHLDLLDF
- a CDS encoding helix-turn-helix domain-containing protein; the encoded protein is MFFSSNLRYLRRVHNLTQEALSNHLGVSLKKIGSYEEERATPKLEPLIEIANFFSVTLEQFINQDLSLESINKNTSELPELKKYAAAERLRVLSITQDRNENEYIELVRLDSEEDYIKGYSDIDFVAGLPKCQLPALPLNHTYRAFEISDSLLAAPTNSIVVGAFVADWNELKDNEPCIIVSENTGIVFRKIKNQIIQNDTLLLEDTNGQFSSYSVSVEDIEEIWRFAAYISLDFPQVPTQVNELRQTMQNLQSALEILEERKIKKKTR
- a CDS encoding isochorismatase family protein; the protein is MQIKKDDSLLLFIDVQEKLFPHINKHSELEKKLNQLVEGMQVLEIPIIVSEQYTKGLGKTVESITQKLDNQTPTFEKMTFSCMQNPEIATAIEQSGKRTIILAGVEAHICVLQTALDLCAEGFDVALVLDAVGSRTEENKSISVLRLQNKVAFTSVESVLFELCQVAGTEQFKAISKIIK
- a CDS encoding GyrI-like domain-containing protein; amino-acid sequence: METQKIEAFDVVGISIRTTNKNQQAAKDIPALWERFISESITEKIPNKISDDVYCIYTEYESDHTQPYTVILGCKVKSLEDIPKGMVSKKIATTEYQKFTAKGNLREGIIYDKWLEIWNTDLNRKFTSDFEIYKEKSMNPNGAEVDIFIAVEN
- a CDS encoding helix-turn-helix transcriptional regulator: MQDTKRLSRLTAILLQLQTKRILNASELSEKFLVSKRTIYRDIKALEEAGVPIFTEEGKGYSLVEGYTIPPVMFTESEANALITAEQLILKNKDSSFIKEYTEAINKVKSVLKNHTKDKVNLLSNRIQFRYNLENDKTSNYLSTLQLAITNNFLCKIEYSTLENNEVTNRKIEPFALYSTQENWLLIAFCRLRNEFRAFRLDKIQNLEVLNEKFEPHKMTLQKYFEECRKKYFESLANSN
- a CDS encoding helix-turn-helix domain-containing protein, whose amino-acid sequence is MKKQHISLSIEDKHFLEELLSKGSLSVRTHRRALCIKKLDLGLSYQAVSELLEVNYVTVFNWSKKYKSEGLSFLYDKPRSGRPIKYDGQTASKVTALACSTPPEGYQRWSLRLLSDRIVELSILPEMSYSQVGRVLKKMNFNLIGNDNGALEK
- a CDS encoding 3'-5' exonuclease: MTLNLKNPLAFFDLEATGIDTIKDRIVEISIVKLMPNGEKEVHTHKINPTVPIPEITTKIHGISDEDVKDAPTFKQMAKTFANILKGCDLAGFNIMRFDVPMLVEEFLRAGVDFDISNRKLVDLQRIYHMMEPRTLSAAYKFYCNLELEGAHSAEVDTMACVGILEEQVRRYENQEHKDTFGTVTIPVKNDMEALHNLSFSNRIDLAGRMVYNDKKEAVFAFGKHKDKKIEDVLLKESSYYDWIMKNDFPLNTKQELTRIKLKMSMLNK
- a CDS encoding IS630 family transposase; this translates as MTSNFLAQMELILRLYLLPYDAKRPVVCFDERPCFLIGNSVEGIEMKKGSPAKENYAYTKHGSCSLLAMIEPKTGKRLVHVRRKRRKIEFATFMQTLSELYPEAEKIIVVLDNLNTHSKSTFYEQFDAQIAAALADRFEFVFTPKSASWLNMIEIEFSALSRQCLNRRISSINELGKEVFAYFKDRNDKAIKIEWQFSRQKARQVMNRHYEKVNSTNLKYK